The DNA window CGCTCTGGACATTTCGTGCCAGACCGTTCTGACTCCGGACACTAAGCACAGAAGGTTGCGTATTTACGCAACTTTATATACTAATATACGTAAAATCCACGTAGAATATCATGAAATCACACGAGCGGGGCGACGCAACAGAGGCACGGGTCATTGCAGAGTTGAAAGAGCGAGGGATACCAGTCGCTATCCCATTTAGCGATAACCAGCGGTACGACATCGTCGTCGAAACGCCGGCAGCCGAATTACTCCGAATTCAAATCAAAACTGGGCGGTTACATGATGGGAAAATCGACTTTCACGGCAAATCTCAGCACACGAACTCGGCCGGAAACACCTACCAGACGTACGACGGTGACGTCGATTACTTCCTCGTTTATACGCCGACACTCGACAGTCTTCACGCGATTGGCGAGCACGAGTTCGAGACACGAATTCGCCTGCGGGTCGACGAGCCGGAACAGGCCGATTCGAGCATCAACTGGGCCGACGAGTACGAGTTCGACGACCGCTG is part of the Haloarcula salinisoli genome and encodes:
- a CDS encoding group I intron-associated PD-(D/E)XK endonuclease, producing the protein MKSHERGDATEARVIAELKERGIPVAIPFSDNQRYDIVVETPAAELLRIQIKTGRLHDGKIDFHGKSQHTNSAGNTYQTYDGDVDYFLVYTPTLDSLHAIGEHEFETRIRLRVDEPEQADSSINWADEYEFDDRWPLQPTRQS